GGTTTAGGTTAAAAATGGGTTTTTGTTAAGATtgaatttttttcattttaagtattttttggattttttataatttttatgattttttagaattttttggattttttatgatttttttgattttttaaattttttttttattttttataatttttttattttttagaatttttttttattttttagaattttttggatttttagaattttttttttattttttagaatttattgtattttttattatttttttgatttttttgattttttttttgaattttttggattttttattatttttttgattttttagaatttatttgattttttagaattttttattttttagaatttattggattttttattattttttgattttttataattttttgatttttataattttttggattttttatatttttttgattttttataaattttttggatttttataatttttttgattttttagaatttttttgattttttattattttttattattttttagaattttttggtttttttattatttttttggttttttggaattttttattattttttggattttttagaattttttttattttttatttttagaattttttggttttttagaaattttttattatttgtgaaGCCAAGGTTTACGAACACTAGTGTTCGGATGAAGAATCTGCGTGTGATGCTATTTTTTGAGTTACCCTTTTACCCTGCATAATACCTATCGTGACCCACAAATTATTTTAAATAGATATTATATAACCATCCTGACCCATCCTTAATTATTTCTTAACCCATCCTTAATCATTTCTTAACCCATCCTAACTTATCCTCATTTTTAAAATGACCCAAAATAACCTAAAAACCCATTTGGGGTTTTTATTGCCAGACCTACTTGAAACACATTGAGCTTATGTTTGTTATTAAAAAGGGAAAGAGTGTCATCACTTCCATTAAAGATTATGGGATCCACACGTCTGCTGATAAACACGACTGCCACCGTTCGATTGGTTTAAAATGAAATGGAGTGTGCTTTCACAAGAGTTAAGCTACAAAAATGAGTAAAAAATGGAAACACTGAACCACTTTCCAAACAATGAAtttcacaaaaatataaataaaaaataataggGAAAATACTTCGTGATCTAAAACTACAGTCCAGCATGCAAATTCACCAATTACCATGCATATTGCACACACCAGAAACTAGACCAGCAAATCTTAAAGCCTGTAAGATTCATGACTCTCACGTCTTGTCCAACGGCTCCAACACCCATCATCAGATATGATACATTGATACTGAAACATGACCATCAGTGGATCCCAGACCAGCAGCGCTTACGTGCACCACTGTCCCCTTTGCAAGTAGTGATAGTTTAACTCTTCCTCGATCTATACACATTTGTCCATGTTCCTGTTCAGATTTGTCCTCAGCAACCAGAACACATACACAATCTTGTGCAGCCATGATGATCAGAGCAGGAAAGACAATATCGAAAGTAATGATTTATGTCATACGTTGGTGGATATAATAAAGTTAAAGATAGGGTGCAATCCACAAGTCCATCATAATGATATTAAAACTAAACATTCAAAAAAAAGTTTAAATAGTGATTGTTTAAAATATTCAAGGCTTGTGGAATCCACACGACTTGCCATCATGCACTTGACAATTAGGGGAGGAAAACATCAAAAGGACATTATAATTTTATATAGAAACAAAAGCAAGTTTGCATTACCAAAGTACCAATAGTTGAAAGATAAGTACAATACACGAAAGGAGAGTTGATCAATTCACACAAGCAAACCATAAGCAATTCGATGAAAATGAGTTGGCTCGTTGTCTGATATGTCCACCGCCTTTGGCATAAGTACAGGTACTAATAGTGATTCCAAGTTAAAAAAAAAGGTATCATATCTTTTGGCTTTCTGAAAGCCGTTACCTTGTTAACAATCCTTAACCAGGGCCAACTTTTATTATATGTCCCATGGCTCCCATAGATAGCATTCAAAGCAAATCATGACAACTTAGGGGAACTATGTTTAGTATATGAAACTAAAAGGCATGTGCATCACATATGCAAGTTGCAAAGGTTAGTATTATACACTCAAGGAGCCATGAAATACACACCATAGCCACTACTTTACAGTGAGCCATATAACCATAGCCACTACTTTATCAATGAACCATATAAAACTGTTAATTCCTCTTTCCACTTTCCTATTTCAAATTTTTCATTTGTATTGGTTTGGTGATATGATACCCCATGTATTTGGACCAACCAAGCAAAAGTAACTAGGGTAGAAAGGGACCTAACTTAAAACACTCATAACTTTCGATCCGTTTGAAGTTACATCCAAGAATTGGCATGACAAAAGCAAGTGGGCTAGAAAAGGGGCCAACTTAAAACATGCATAACTTTTCATCCGTTAACTTATGATCTGTTtgtaaaatatagaaaaaaatgtTGCAACTCCAGACAGATCAAAAGTTATGCCCGTTTTAAATTTGGGCCCCTTTCTAGCCCATTTGATTTTGTCCGGTTATTCTTGGATCAGCTTCTTATCATAATGTCATGCACCTAACAGGAGTTAAAGGATTATAGAAGTATTATATAATCAAGACGATTATAACGCTCATTCATTTCTCTTTTCCTAATTTTCGATTAAGGATACCATCAAATTGGTAAGAAAATACTAGGTCAATTAGGGAGTGTGGCACAGAACTTACcacccatcatcatcatcaaactcagtaaatcccaccaataacaaagctaaggtagggtcagaggagggtaagatgtagacagcgtTAACCGTACCCCGTAGAAATAGaggaggctgcttccagtgagacccccggctcgacaTTAAATCATTAATATAATCAGTTTATTTACAGTTTTGCCCATCCCCGTTTTCTGTTTCGTCATCATGGTATTATGTTTATTCATTGTGCTATCTTTTACCTAACGATGATTCATGTTCTCATATTTACTATTTAAATCAATATGCAAGTTCCCACAAAAGTAACAAGACCCGTCAAGCATTAAAGAAAAAATATCATCAAAGTACTATTCTTATGACCCTATTCTCAGCTTCTGCTTATTACTAGTTGGTTACTTTTCTTCACTGTTTGTTTGGTTTGTAGTTAACACAATGACGATCTCTACCGGATTAAAGCCCATCAACCGTAGCATACGGACAAGATTTAGTGGAAGTCTACAAGTCGTGTTGCTTTACACCTGCAAGCCAACCTTTGCAATATGCTCTTTTCAAGCAGAATCATTTTGTCAACAGTAGCTTATTCGCTAAACAATATAGAGGCAAACTATGTATCAGAATTCTGCTATGATTCGACGGTTTTTCAATTCGAATACAAACCTACTCTAAGACAATAAATGGTTTGGCTGCTTCCTGCTCAAAAACATATAACAACACACAGCTAGTAAAAGTTTAAGAACTTTAGCATATTCTATGAAAAGAAAAGAGTACAGCCTAAGCCTAAAGTTGGATTAACCGATATCACCAAAAgaataacaattttttttttagtaaaaatcacaacaaaatAATTGAAGATCGTGGAATCCACACGACGGCCACAATCTTTTCAATATAAAAATGAAacaatataaaactgaaaatgaaGTGTGCAGCCCACACCACCCACAACATAAAGAAGTATTGTAAAAGAAGATGCCCCCTTCTCTAACACATTAAACTACTTTCCAAACTATATCTTTCAGCCAACAAAATAAACAGTGGTCTCACATATAGCATCTTAAAAATATAGAAGATTGAACAAAAATAGAACAAGCCAACACTAGCCGTGATAAAAACAAGTATCGCGGTTGAACCCACTTTATTACTTTTTTCCTAAAACGACCAGTTTTAACATGTTCCGTTTTGGTAACCAAAATGATATTTTTTAATGCGgcatgttttgacccgttacctgACCCTTTTTCCCAGGTTTCGCAAAAAGTAATAAGAATTGAAATATCTTAATTGTCACATAATTAACTACATGTATCTTCTTTAACTCGCTTTCACAACGCCAAGCTAGTTAGGATATAGCAAATAGCGAGGAAAGTGGAGAGATGTGTAGGATAGCATTTGTTGCATAAAGAAAAGATGGATGGATTAGGGGAACTAATGTTAGGATTGTTATCTAAATTGGGAGTGTGCACTACACACTAAAGTTGGAAACTTTTCAATTACTATAATAGAGGATTGTGGAAATGCATGAAAAAGAATGGAGTGTGGAATCCACACCACCCACAACATGAAAATGAAATGTAAAAGGATAAGGCTCCTGTACTATATTTAACTACTTTCCAAACAGTTGTTTCAGGCAACAGAATAAGCAATGCTATTACATAGAATGATAAGATATTTCAATACTTTATCACTTCCGGGCCCTTCAACAAATTCGTTGCATGTAATTCGCTTGGAGTTAGATCATAGATAACTCGAGAGTGGAGCTAATTGGGATAGAGCCAGTTGGTCGTACAAATTTTGGAGCCGAATATGAGTCAACTTTCAGCTCAAATGGAAGATTACGAGCCAGCTTGgctcatataaatatatactcGCAACCCGGATGATGTTCGCTCATATAAACATACCCTATATACTCTCATAAACTCCTCGATACGGGTGGCAATCAGGACTCATTTTTCAAGAAATGGGTTGATTTGGTTGATATATATTTTGCATACACACTCATTTGTGTCAAGTCAAACTACACAAAAGGGTCAATCTATGTCTACTCAATTTATACAAGTCGAAACGTGCCACCTATCACCACCTCCACTTGTCAACGCTAAGCCAACATTAAAAAATATAGCGATTAAATCCATTTTGATAGTTCTTAAATAAACCACTCATTTCAACCCAAGCCCATTATCGTCAAAACCCATTTTGAACCGAACCCAGTTTGACCCAACCCGTTTTGACTTGTTACCCGACCCATCCGTTGCCAGATTTATATGTAGGTCACTATCATGGTAATTGACCCGAACATAGTTTGACCCAAATCCGTTTTGACTTGTTACACAACCCATCCTTTGCCAGACTTATGTGTAGGTAAGTATTATGGTAATAATATAGTTGCTACTTTATGCTAACATGATTTCTTATAGATATGGCAACACACAAATGATTTAAAGAGATATTAGATAAATGTTTCTGATGTACTTAAGACAAGCCCTTGGATCACTTAAGTTCACTCCAAGGGAACTGGAATACAGTTTAATGTAACACTACAGTCCAATAGAACCAATCCACTTGGTCAGTCCAAAAGTAATAGCCATAGCCATCCAACCACCAaccagaatcctcaaacaagactTCACCACTGGAGTCCGCCCTAAAACAGCGCCAATCCACCCGAAAACCACAAGCGCCAAGCTCACAGTGGCTACAACCACACCAAGCCTAACCGTGTGGTCCACTATAAAAGCAGCAACAAGTAACGGCATGATGGCCCCTAACATAAAAGCAAGAGCTGATGCTGCAGCCGCCTGAATGGGATTCGGTAATGCTTCCTTCTCACTAATCTCCTCATCGTTGGTTCTGTTGTCTCTCTTCATCTGAGCCACCTCAACGTCTCGTTGAGAGTATACCGAAACAAACTCACCAATCGCCATGCTGCATGCTCCAGCAACTAAGCCAGCAAACCCGGTAAGAATCATGGCTCGCACATCATGTTTAACAGCTCCAACACCCATCATCAGGGATGCTACAGATACTAGACCGTCAGTGGCTCCAAGAACGGCTGCACGCAGCCACTGTCCCCTTTGTGAGTAGTCAACGTCTTCCTCTTGCTCATGCTGTTCGGTTTTGTCCACAGAAACCAGAATGCGTACGTCATTTTGTGCAGCCATATTggtgaaagaaagaaagaaagatgatAAGCAAAGAATGATAAAACGAACTAACTTGTGGAAGATATGAGTCCCTCATagaggatatatatatatatatatatatatatatatatatatatatatatatatatgtagtctGTGTTAAGTGGTGACTAAAGTTAAAGATGGTGTGCAAACCACAAGCCCCTGATAATGGTAATTAAATAAAGCACCTAAATATACAGATTGAATCCATACGTATTTTCAATGATGACGTTATTTCGGCTGTTTGCTGCCCAAATCTACCTGCAGGCAATTCGCGGTTAGAAACAAAATTAAACTTCTGTATATTAAAACAAAAGGGAAAGTGTGCAATCCAAAAAGCTAAAGTTGGATTAATGAATATGATAAAAACTAAAGATTGTGGAATCCACACGAATGCCACAATCTGttaaataaaaaatgaaacaaTGTATAACAGATATAAGTGTGCAATCCACAAGTGATTGAAAAAGAGATATAAAGAATACAAAGAATGTTGAATCCACACCACCCAAACACATAAATATGAGTTTGAAAGAAGGCATATTCCATAAACGGGTCAATCAATCAATCGTACCCAGTAAAtctcacaaatagcaaagctattggtagggtctggggagggtgagaTGTAGGCACACCTTACCTCTATCCCTAAGGATAGAGAGACTGGTTCCAGAGAGACCCTCTGATAGAACCCAAAATCAAACAGAACTAACTGATAGATTTTATTGTTGTAAATTGAAATACTACAAGATAGAAGACCCGATTCGAGATGGGTTAATCTCCAAGAACAAAGGTATAGATACCCAATTAGATAATAATCATCAACATAATCCCCAAAAACTAGAACAAAGATATAAATAAGCAATAATAGCAGTAACAGCTGGCCCTTCAGCTCCCGTAATAACTGGCCCTTCAGCTCCCATTTACCCATCACTTACCCTTTTCAATAACTGTTTTGACCCATTAATAAATCTGACCCTAATACCTACCTGTATAGGAATCGGGTTTGTATCACCCTCGACACCAAAGACATATAGAAATCAAAAGATACAAGTAAACAAAGAAGTTGTGGGGACATATTTACTCTGGGTTCGGGTTTAAGTCAGGTTCCATACATTATGTTTTAGGCATTCGCAACGAAAAAGTAACATGTACACAAAAGCAAGCTACATATGGGACTATGGGTTACTAGGCCATATGTAACCTTTTTATTATCAACCAAGTACTATTCTTCATCACAGGAAAGTGCTACCTTTTAACAGCTACATCAAATATCATCAGTCATTGATATTGAATGGCTTTTAATTAGTACACAGTAAACTGTACATTAACAGCTATGCAGTCAATAGTGTGCTATAGCGTTTAGCGGACATACGATGTCAT
This is a stretch of genomic DNA from Helianthus annuus cultivar XRQ/B chromosome 16, HanXRQr2.0-SUNRISE, whole genome shotgun sequence. It encodes these proteins:
- the LOC110916955 gene encoding vacuolar iron transporter homolog 4 — protein: MAAQNDVRILVSVDKTEQHEQEEDVDYSQRGQWLRAAVLGATDGLVSVASLMMGVGAVKHDVRAMILTGFAGLVAGACSMAIGEFVSVYSQRDVEVAQMKRDNRTNDEEISEKEALPNPIQAAAASALAFMLGAIMPLLVAAFIVDHTVRLGVVVATVSLALVVFGWIGAVLGRTPVVKSCLRILVGGWMAMAITFGLTKWIGSIGL